A genome region from Camelina sativa cultivar DH55 chromosome 10, Cs, whole genome shotgun sequence includes the following:
- the LOC104720005 gene encoding nuclear pore complex protein NUP85-like codes for MPGMTSESGGGELVPFTTKEKAPVLYPLSYGLKSPVHRLSISWGCGNNLRVTVLTNPELRDDDGEAGGKVVNVSLNGEDGEISDAQRRRIAYGSVSPFALLQSRRNSISSLSKMDMSPSLYHQTAWWEYVMEYSKDIKSLLSNTISSPSPLIEDPKSVIKDAEEPTSLKAAWELMELFYADKTCLSWLPERLVDWLSDYDILLSSSHPTVYSKLQDFQKELVGLQVIEDDPRYWEVMSSALSVGWLEIVVKLLHLHGSYQLDQLGNRETENGLVEAVAVLVSKMPRMRPNLEDGKFGECFAAKPDFMKVC; via the exons ATGCCGGGTATGACTTCGGAATCCGGCGGCGGAGAATTGGTTCCGTTTACAACGAAAGAAAAAGCTCCGGTATTGTATCCTCTAAGCTACGGCCTCAAGTCTCCGGTTCATAGGCTTTCCATCTCCTGGGGCTGCGGAAACAACCTACGCGTCACGGTTTTAACGAATCCGGAGTTACGCGATGATGACGGAGAAGCTGGTGGTAAGGTCGTAAACGTGAGTCTTAACGGCGAGGATGGCGAAATCAGTGACGCACAGCGACGAAGGATCGCTTATGGATCGGTTTCACCGTTTGCGCTTTTGCAGAGCAGGAGAAACTCAATTTCAAGTTTGTCTAAGATGGATATGAGTCCTTCTCTGTACCACCAGACTGCGTG GTGGGAATACGTAATGGAATACAGCAAGGATATTAAATCTCTCCTTAGTAATACAATATCTTCCCCTTCTCCTCTGATTGAAGACCCAAAATCAGTTATAAAG GATGCTGAGGAACCAACTTCTTTAAAGGCTGCGTGGGAGTTGATGGAATTATTTTATGCAGATAAGACATGTCTGTCTTGGTTGCCAGAACGGCTCGTTGATTGGCTATCT GACTACGATATACTCCTTTCAAGCTCACATCCGACAGTCTACTCGAAACTCCAGGATTTCCAGAAGGAACTTGTTGGCCTACAG GTCATCGAGGATGATCCAAGATACTGGGAAGTGATGTCATCTGCGCTATCAGTTGGCTGGCTAGAAATAGTG GTGAAGTTGTTACACTTACATGGTTCTTATCAACTAGACCAGCTGGGAAATCGTGAG ACAGAAAATGGACTGGTAGAAGCCGTTGCTGTTCTCGTTTCAAAAATGCCACGAATGCGTCCAAACCTAGAAGATGGGAAGTTTGGTGAATGCTTTGCAGCAAAGCCTGACTTTATGAAGGTATGTTAG
- the LOC104716877 gene encoding peptidyl-tRNA hydrolase 2, mitochondrial-like, translating into MWPSSRNSSQPQAMRQEKKSITGSFRAENLIPGVVIGFIIGMILDLSQQVRSPVKRSRLLSSKVQKQSSVPGNGSDKELKMVLVVRQDLKMRTGKIASQCAHAATGMYAELMQSDRYLLRRWEENGQPKIVVSCKNQQEMNKITEAAESVGLPTFVVADAGRTEVAAGSRTVLAVGPGPKELVDSITGRLALL; encoded by the exons ATGTGGCCTTCGTCTCGAAACTCTTCGCAGCCTCAAGCTATG AGACAAGAGAAGAAGTCGATAACTGGGAGTTTCAGGGCAGAGAATCTCATACCAGGGGTTGTGATCGGATTCATCATAGGTATGATATTGGATTTGTCACAACAAGTGAGATCCCCAGTGAAAAGGAGCAGGCTTTTATCCAGCAAGGTCCAGAAGCAGAGTTCTGTACCAGGCAATGGCAGTGACAAAGAGCTTAAAATG GTTTTGGTAGTTAGGCAAGACTTAAAGATGAGAACAGGAAAAATTGCATCACAGTGCGCCC ATGCTGCCACCGGCATGTATGCAGAGTTGATGCagag TGACCGATACCTACTGAGGCGATGGGAGGAAAATGGGCAACCAAAGATAGTCGTCAGTTGTAAGAACCAGCAAGAAAT GAATAAGATCACAGAGGCGGCTGAGAGCGTTGGCCTCCCGACTTTTGTTGTAGCTGATGCTGGAAGAACAGAG GTTGCGGCTGGATCAAGAACGGTTCTTGCAGTTGGACCGG GACCAAAGGAATTGGTTGATTCCATAACCGGTAGGCTGGCTTTACTCTGA
- the LOC104716878 gene encoding GATA transcription factor 9-like — protein sequence MERLASELFLVAGNPDSFVVDDLLDFSNDDGQTDDGFDTLLPDSSSVSTFTLADSSNSSSSVFTDSTGFSHDLYIPSEDLAELEWLSNIVEETFSEEDQDKLHLLSGLKNPQTIGSTQTHPIKPEPEPDFDQFIDTDESNVAVPAKARSKRSRSAASTWASRLLSLADSDESNPKKKQRRVNEQEMAVEMDVDCGGGRRCLHCATEKTPQWRTGPMGPKTLCNACGVRYKSGRLVPEYRPASSPTFVMARHSNSHRKVMELRRQKEMRDEHMLSQLRCENLMMDIRSNGEDFLIHNHVASGFRHLI from the exons ATGGAAAGGCTAGCCTCGGAGCTCTTCCTCGTCGCCGGTAACCCTGACTCTTTCGTCGTCGACGACCTCCTTGACTTTTCTAATGACGACGGCCAAACTGATGACGGGTTTGACACCCTTCTTCCTGATTCTTCTTCCGTCTCCACCTTCACTCTCGCCGACAGCTccaactcctcctcctccgttttCACCGACAGTACTGGCTTTTCCCACGACCTCTATATTCCG AGTGAAGATTTAGCTGAGCTAGAATGGTTATCCAATATTGTGGAAGAAACATTCTcagaagaagaccaagacaaGCTTCACTTACTGTCCGGTTTAAAAAACCCTCAAACCATCGGGTCAACCCAGACCCATCCAATCAAACCCGAACCAGAACCCGATTTCGACCAGTTCATCGACACTGATGAGTCAAACGTCGCGGTTCCTGCCAAAGCGAGGAGCAAGAGATCACGCTCTGCAGCTTCCACGTGGGCTTCCCGCCTTTTATCCTTAGCCGACTCCGACGAATCAAACCCCAAGAAGAAACAGCGGAGAGTGAATGAGCAAGAAATGGCAGTAGAAATGGACGTAGACTGCGGAGGAGGTCGAAGGTGTCTGCACTGCGCGACGGAGAAGACGCCGCAGTGGAGGACGGGACCGATGGGTCCCAAGACGCTTTGCAACGCGTGCGGAGTAAGGTACAAGTCAGGGAGGCTCGTCCCGGAGTACAGACCGGCTTCGAGCCCTACGTTCGTGATGGCTAGGCACTCGAACTCTCACCGGAAAGTGATGGAGCTCCGGCGACAGAAGGAGATGAGAGACGAGCATATGCTGAGTCAGCTTAGGTGTGAGAATCTAATGATGGATATCAGATCCAACGGTGAAGATTTCTTAATCCATAACCACGTGGCTTCTGGTTTTAGACACTTAATTTAA